GACTCATCCGGCGGCCGCCAGACGTTCCATCTCCGCTTCGTCGATGTCGAAGTTGGCGTACACGTGCTGCACATCGTCGCTGTCTTCCAGCATCTCGATGAGCCGCAGAAGCTGCTCGGCTTCCTTGCCCTCCACCCGCACCGTGGTCTTGGGCACCCTGGTGAGGTCGGCCGAGTGCACGGCGAGCCCCGCCGCGGAAAGCACCTCCCGGACCGCGTGGAGGGCGTCGGGCTCGGTGATCACCTCCCAGACTTCGCCGCCGTCGCTCACGTCCAGGGCCCCCGCCTCCAGGGCCGCCTCCATGATCCGGTCCTCGGGAACGCCTTCCCGGGGCACCTCCAGGTAGCCTCGGGCCTCGAAGAGCCACGAGACGCACCCGTTCTCGCCCAGGTTCCCCTTGTTCTTGCTGAAGGCGTGGCGCACCTCGGCCACCGTGCGGTTGCGGTTGTCGGTGAGCACCTCCACCAGCACCGCCGCGCCCCCGGGTCCGTACCCCTCGTAGGAGGCCTCTTCGTAGGTGTCCGAAGCGCCCTCGCCGGTGCCCTTGCGGATCGCCCGCTCCACGTTGTCCTTGGGCATGTTGACGTCGCGGGCCTTGTCCATGGCGAGGCGCAGCCGAGGGTTCATCTCCGGGTCCCCTCCGCCGAGCTTCGCCGCTACGGTGATCTGTTTGGCCACCTTGGCGAAGGCCTTGCCCCTGCGCGCATCTTCACGGCCCTTTCGGTGCTTGATGTTCGCCCATTTGCTGTGCCCTGCCATGGGGGTGTTTCTCCTGCGATCTGGGGTGTCTTCCGGGGCGTCTCGGGGTTGGCGCTGCTGCGTGAAGGTAGCAGAATCGGCGCGCCGCGGAAAGGTTCTGCCGCTGGGGTCCGGAAAGCCCCTGGTCCGGGGGTGGGGCGAGGCAGCCCCCATCCCCTCTCGCTCCGGCGCGCCCGTCCGTACGGGGGTCTGGAGCACCCCAACGCTTCGGAAGTGCGTGATTTCCTTGACCCTATGCCCTTCCTCTGCTACCGTCCGAGACCAACGCGTGCCCCGGAGACCTCCCCCCATGCCCGAGCTCTGGCCCCTGCTCCGCCAGGTGGTGATCGTCGCGGTTCCCCTGCTCCTGGCATTGACGCTTCATGAGGCGGCTCACGCGTATGCGGCGGACCGGCTCGGGGATCCGACGCCCCGCCGCGCGGGGCGGCTGACGCTGAACCCCCTGGCCCACCTCGACGCGGTGGGGACGCTGGTTTTCGTGCTCACCCGCATGATCGGCTGGGCCAAACCCGTGCCGGTGAACCCCTCGTATTTCCGCAGGCCCCGCCAGGGGATGCTGTGGGTCGCCCTGGCCGGGCCCGCGGCCAACTTGGTGCTGGCGGGGGCGTTTGCCCTTGCGTACCACCTGCTCGCGTCGGCGGTGGGGGCGGGCGTGCGCCTCGGGCTCCCCGTGGACGTCTGGCTCTTCCTGGTCTCCGTGGCCCGGGCCGGAGTGATCGTCAACTTGGGCCTCGCGCTCTTCAACCTCATGCCCATCCCGCCCCTGGACGGGAGCCGCATCCTCGCGGGGGTGCTGCCGGGCGGGGCCGCGGCGGCGGTGTACCGGCTGGAGCGCTACGGGATGGTGCTCCTGCTCCTCGTGGTCTTTTCCGGCGCCCTCGACCGCACCCTCTACCCCGCGCTTCGCGTGGCGGCGCGGGCGTTCCTGGGCGGGTGATGGCCAGCCCTGCCCCGGCGGAGGGCATCCTCTTCGGGGAAGGGCAGACCTACAAGGTGCGTCTCGAGGGGTTCGAGGGGCCGCTGGACCTCTTGTTGCACCTGATTCGCAGGCACCGGTACGACATCTACGACATCCCCATCGCCCGCATCCTCGAAGAGTACCTGGGGGCGCTTGAGGTGATCCGGGAGCTCGACCTGGACCTCGCCGGCGAGTTCCTCGTGATGGCGGCCACCCTGGCGGAGATCAAGTCGCGCATGCTCCTGCCCGTTCCGGAGGAGCCGGCCGAGGAGGAGGGCGAAGACCCCCGGGCGGAGCTCGTGCGCCGGCTCGTGGAGTACGAGCGGATGCGCGAGGCGGCCTTGCAGCTCGGAGACCGCCCCCAGCTCGGCCGCGACGTCTTCGCCCGCACCTGGCGGGCGGCGGAGCTCGACGAGCTCGAGCTCCCCGAGGCCCCCCTGGAGCTCGATCTCTACCAGCTCCTCCTGGCCTTCAAGGGTCTTCTGGAGACGGCCTCCGAGGACTTCGTCCACGAGGTGGTGCGCCAGCGGGTCTCGATCCAGGAGGCCATCCAGGAGGTGCTCGACCGCTTCCAGGGCCTGCCTGCGGGGATGGGCCTGAGCTTTCCGGAGCTCTTCCCCGCGCGGCCCTCCCGGAGCCGGGTGGTGGCCACCTTCCTCGCCCTCCTGGAGCTGGTGCGGCTGCGGGCCATCCGGGTGGTGCAGGCGGTCCCCTTCGGGGAGATCCGCGTGTACGCCGTGCCCGGGGAGGACGGAGAGCCTGTGCAGGAATCTTCGCGAGCAGACCGGACTGCCAGGCGCGCATGAGCGAACGACGAGACATTTTCAGTAGACAGGCGAGGAGTGAGGGAATGCGCAGCGAAGCAATCCGGTCGCGCAGCGAATTGTTTCACGGGCTCTGAGGGTGGACCCGGAGACCCTCGTCCGGGCCGTCGAGGCGCTGCTCTTCGCGTCCCCCGAGCCCCTGCCCCTGTCGCGTCTGGCGGAGGTCTTCGCCCCCGACGGGGTGGAGCCGGACCGGGTGCGGGACGCCCTGGGAGAGCTCGAGGCCCGGTGCGCGGGGCGGGGGGTCGAGCTTCGCGAGGTGGCGGGCGGGTACCAGCTGCGCACCCGCCCCGAGCTGGCGCCCTGGCTCGCGCGCCTCGAGGCGCCCCGGGCGGTTCGCTTCTCCCGGGCGGCCCTGGAGACCCTGGCCATCGTGGCCTACCGCCAGCCCGTGACCCGGGCCGAGCTCGAAGAGGTGCGCGGGGTCGACTGCGGCGGCGTGCTCAAACTGCTCCTCGACCGGGGTCTCGCCCGCATCCTGGGCAAGAAGGACGTGCCCGGCCGGCCGCTCCTCTACGGTACGACCCGGAAGTTCCTGGAGGCCTTTGGCCTGTCGTCTCTCGGGGAGCTGCCCAACCTCAAGGACATCGAGGACCTCCTGGCGGCGCGGGGAGAGGGGCAGGCGGAGCCGGCCGGAGCGCAAGGGCTCCCGGACCCCGCTTGTCACCCAGGCTGTGGATCGTTGGACGGAGAACGCCTTGACACCTGAAAGACTCCAGAAGATCCTGGCCGGCCGCGGCCTGTGCTCCCGGCGGGAGGCCGAGGGGTGGATCGCCGCCGGCCGCGTGCGCGTGAACGGCGAGGTGGTGCGGGAGCTCGGCGCCAAGGCCGACCCCGGGGCCGACCGCATCGAGGTGGACGGGCAGCCCCTCCCCGAGGAGGAGCGGCGGTTCGTGGTCGTTCTCAACAAGCCGGCCGGGTACGTCACCACGGTGCGCGACCCCCACGCCGAGCGCACGGTCATGGAGCTCCTGGGCCGGGTGCGCGGCCGCGTCTACCCGGTGGGGCGGCTGGACCGCGATTCCCGTGGCGTGCTGCTGCTCACCAACGACGGCGAGCTGGCCCACGAGCTCCTCCACCCCAGCCGCCAGGCGGAGAAGGTCTACGAGGTCACGGCCGCCGGCGACCTGGGCGACGAAGCCCTGGCCCGGTTGTCCTCGGGCGTGGAGCTCGAAGACGGCCCGACGGCGCCGGCGCGGGTCTGGGGAGCTCGGCCCACCGCGAGCGGCGTGCGTTTTCGCATGGGGCTCGTGGAGGGCCGCAAGCGCCAGATCCGGCGCATGGTGCAGGCCCTGGGGGGTCACGTGGTGGAGCTGGTTCGGGTGTCGGTGGGCCCGATCACTGCTGACGGGCTGGCCGAGGGCGCCTGGCGCTACCTCAAGCCCGACGAGGTGGAGGCCCTGCGGCGCGGCGATCCGCCCCAGGCGCCCAAGGGTGCCGGGACGAGGCGCGGCGGCAAACGAACGGAGCGTGCCGGCGCAGCCGGTCTGCCCGACAAGAGAAGGGCGTCCGATGGGAAGACCCAGCGATCCAAGGGCACAACTGCAAGAGCTTCGCAGCGCCATCGACCGGGTCGACGCTGAGCTCCTGCGGCTCCTCAACGAGAGGGCCCGGCTGGCCCTGGGCGTGGGGGAGGTCAAGAAGGAACAGGGCGCCGCCTTCTACGCCCCGGGGCGCGAGGAAGACCTGGTGCGCCGCCTCGAGGAGGCAAACACGGGCCCCTTCCCCAGCGCGGCCATCCGGCCCGTGTGGAAGGAGATCATCTCCGCTTCCCTCTCCCTGGAGCATCCCCTCAGCGTCGCCTACCTGGGTCCGCCGGCCACCTTCACCCACCAGGCGTGCCTCAAACAGTTCGGGCTCTCCGCCCAGTACCGCCCGGTGCGCACCATCGCCGAGGTCTTCGACGTGGTGGAGAAGGGCAAGGCGCCCTACGGGGTCATCCCCATCGAAAACACCACCGAGGGGGTGGTGAGCTACACCCTCGACATGTTCCTCAACTCGGAGCTCAAGATCGTGGCCGAGGTCATGCTCCGGGTGACCCACAACCTGCTCAGCCAGAGCGGCCGGCGCGAGGACGTGGGCCGCATCTACTCCCACCCCCAGGCCCTGGCCCAGTGCCGCCGGTGGCTCGAGGAGAACTTCCCCGACACCCCGGTCCTCGACGCCTCCTCCACGGCCCAGGCGGCCAAGATCGCCGCCGAGGACCCCCAGGCCGCCGCCGTGGCCGGGGAGCTGGCGGGGAACCTCTACGGCCTGCGCCCCGTGGAGGCCCGCATCGAGGATCACCCCAACAACTACACCCGGTTCCTCGTGGTGGGCCGCGAGATCCCCGACCGGAGCGGCCGGGACAAGACCTCCGTGCTGTTTGCCGTGCGCGACGAGGCGGGCGCCCTCTACCGCATGCTCCAGGCCTTCTACGACAACGGCGTGAACCTCACCAAGATCGAGTCGCGCCCCATGAAGCAGAAGGCCTGGGAGTACGTCTTCTTCGTGGACTGCGACGGCCACGTGGCCGACCCCGAGGTGGGCCGCGCCCTGGATGACCTGCGCGCCCGCTGCCTGTTCGTCAAGGTGCTGGGGTCCTACCCGAAGGCCCAGTTGCCGGCGTGAGGGAGGCGGCGGCACGGCAGGACTGCGCGATCCTTCGCGGCGGCGCGGCCCCGCTTGACCCGTGCCTTTACGCCGTGATATCGAACGGCGGTCGCTTCGTGGGACCGGTCGGAGCACAGGGCGGCTCCGAAGGGGCGCCCCGCCGGGGCGACCGGCAGATCTCGCAACAAGGTCCATGGATCCAACCCGCGGAGTGGGCGAGGAGGCGGAACGGATGCGTCGAGCTCGAGGATGGAAAGGGGGAGCGGGGGCGGCCTGGATGATGCTCGCCGCACTGGCCGTTTGGTCCACACCCGCCGCGGCGGAGAACTGGAACCGCACGATCGGCGGCGGGGGCGACTTCTACCAGGCCCTGAACCTGAACGTCCTCGGGGGGTTGCGCATCCTCGACGATTCCGACTGGGCCCCCGTGGACGAGCAGCGCCAGGTGGGGCTGGAGCTCGACTACACGGCCGAGGGCTGGCTGTGGGGGCTAGGCCTGGTGGGCACGCTCTGGCGGTCCTCAGACGAGGAGTCCTCTGCCGGGGTGAAGGTGGAGAGCACCACCTGGGAGTTCCAGGCGGGCCTGCGCAAGATCTGGTACCCCCGCAGGCTGCCGCGCCTCTACCTCAACGGCGGCGGGTCCTACGCGCGGGTCGAGGCGGACCTGACCCGGGGCGGAGCTACTGGAACCGAAAAGGATTCCGGATTCGGCGGCTGGGCGGGGGGCGGCCTCTACTGGACCTTCTGGGACTGGCTCAACCTCGGGATCGACGCCCGGTACAGCCTGGTGAACGTGGATCTCGGGGCAAAGAGCGCCAACGCCGGAGGCCTCCAGGTGAGCGCCCTGGTGGGCTGGCACTGGTACGAGTGGTAGGGGAGAGCCGTGATGCGCAGCTTCGTTCGCAGGGGAATCGGGTTGGGTGCTCTGCTCGGCGCGGTCCTGGGCCTGGGTGCATGCGGGGACACGGACGTGGGGAGCCTCTGGGGCGGCGGCAACCGCGCGCCCACGGTGGCCGCCGTCGCCGCACAGACGGTGGCGGAGGGACAAACGCTCTCGATTCCCGTCAGCGCAGCGGACCCCGACGGGGATGCGATCACCCTCTCGGCCCCGAACCTTCCGGCCTTCTGTACTCTCACCGACAACGGGAACGGCGCGGGCGCCATCGCCTGTACCCCGGGGTTCGGCGACGCCGGTACCTATCCGAATCTCAGCGTGCAGGCCAGTGACGGGACGACGACGGGAAGCGCGGGGTTCACGCTGACGGTCGACGTGGGCAACCGTCCCCCCGTCCTCGAAGTGGTAGGGGACCAGGTCGTTGACGAGGGGCAGGTCCTCGAGATCGCGGTTGTCGCGTCGGATGCGGACGGCGACGACCTCGTCCTCGAGGCCGTGAACCTCCCCGAGTTCTGCGTGTTCACCGACAACGGCGACGGCACGGGCCGGGTCGCCTGCGCCCCCGATTTCGAACACGCGGGGGAGTACCCGGGCATCGCCGTGGAAGCCAGTGACGGGACGTCGACGGTCAGCACCACGTTCGTGCTCACGGTAAACGACGTAAACCGCCCCCCCGAGCTCGAACCGATTGCAGACCAGGTCGTGGAGGAGGGGCGGACCCTGGCGATCCCTTTGAACGCAGTGGATCCCGATGGGAACACGCTCACGCTCACTGCGGGGAACCTGCCCGGGTTTTGCAGCCTGACCGACAACGGGGACGGCACGGGGGCGATCGCCTGTGACCCGATCGTCGGGGATGCCGGCGACTACCCGGACATCGCCGTGGAGGCGAGTGACGGGACGGCTGCGGGAAGCGCGACGTTCGCGTTGGCCGTGACCGCGGCGAACAACCCTCCGACCGTGGCGGCCATCGCGAACCAGACGAGGGGCGAGGGCGAGGTCTTCCAGATCCCGGTGAGCGCTTCGGATCCCGACGGGGATACCCTCACTCTCTCGGCGCCGAACCTCCCCCTCTTCTGTACCCTCAGCGACAACGGCAACGGCTCCGGGGTCGTCGCCTGCGCCCCGGACTTCACCCACGCCGGCAACTACGAGATCACCGTGACCGCGAGCGACGGCGCCGCGGAGGCGAGCATCTCCTTCACCCTCACCGTGGAGGAGCGCGCGCCTCCCGTAGCGAACGCGGGGCCGGACCAGGACGTGGACGAGGAGGCCCTCGTCGTCCTCGACGGCTCGGCCAGCGCCGACCCCGACGGGACCATCGCGTCCTACGCGTGGGTCCAGACCTTGGGGCCGGCGGTGGGGCTCATCGGGGACAATACGCAGAACCCGTCCTTCGAGGCGCCGGGGGTGGGGGCGGCCGGGGAGCTCCTCGAGTTCGCGCTCACCGTTACAGACGACCACGGGCTGCCCGCGACCGACACAGTCGTGGTGCGGGTAGCGGACGTCACCGGGACGGTGTGGAACGAGCGGACTTCCCCGGTTTCTCTGCTGCTGAAGCGCGTGGCCTGGTCCGGCAGCCGCTTCGTGGCATTGAGCGCGCTGGCGGGAACGGTGGCGACCTCCGCCGACGCGCGGACCTGGGAGGCGACCCTTACCGGAGCGGCGGTTCCCCTGGAAGATGTGGTCTGGTCGCCGGACTTGGGGCTCTTGGTGGCCGTCGGCTGGCCGGTGGGGGGCAACGCGCCCGTCTTGACCTCGCTGGACGGCCTCGTCTGGACCCTTCGAGACTCCGGCGTGACCTCGACCCTGGACGCCGTGGCGTGGAGCGGGGCGCAGTTCGTGGCCGTTGGCCAGGGCAATGCGATCCGGTCCGCCGACGGCCTCACCTGGACCTCGGCTCCCACCGGGATCGCCGACCAGCTCACGGGGATCACCTGGACCGGCACGCATTTCGTGGCGGTCGGCGGCAGAAACAACCCCGCCATCGCCAGCTCGGTCGACGGGGTTGCGTGGACGAACGTGACTCCCGTCGCCCTGGCGACCCCCCTCTGGGACGTAGCCTGGAACGGAACGACCCTAGTTGCGGTGGGCTCTGCCGGAGAGATCTGGACCTCTACGGACGCGAGCGGGGCGGACTGGGTCCAGACCGTGTCCGGCCTTCCGGCGACGCTCCACGGCGTGACGTGGACGGGCTCGCGGTTCCTCGCGGTTGGCGATCTGGGGCTGATAAGGGAATCGCCAGACGGGCAGACCTGGACCGCGCTCGACCCGGGGACCACGGAACAGCTCATCGACGTGCTCGAGACCCCGACGCGCATCCTGGTCGTTGGCGGGCGAGCCGCGCCCGACACCTCGGTCATCCTGACTTCTCCGTAGGAAAGACCTTCCGGCGGTGCAGCGGCAGGGGGGCAGGGCCCCGGCCCTTGTCGTAGTCTGCCACGGGCGCAACCGTCCGGCCGCTCTCTCTCCGAAGGACAACGAGAAGCGAGTGTAGGAGCCTGCTCCCCCAGGCGACTTGCCGCGCTAGCGGCAGGGAGAAGGGTCGGCCTTCGGCCGACATAGCCAGCAGGAGGCGGCTCCTACAGAGGAACCCGACCGGATCCGCGCTCGACCGGTTACGCCCGTTTGCCACCGCCCCCTCGCTTCCCCGTTGAGGCCCGGGCCCGAGTAGCCTAGCATCTCCCCCCATGGGTTCCTTCCGCCTCGTCACCGATTTCGTCCCCAGCGGCGACCAGCCCCAGGCCATCGACGCCCTGACTCGGGGCATCGAGGAGGGGCGCGCGCACCAGGTGCTCCTGGGGGTGACGGGGTCGGGGAAGACCTTTACCGTGGCCAACGTGGTGGCGCGCACCCAGCGGCCCACCCTGGTGCTCGCCCCCAACAAGACCCTGGCGGCCCAGCTCTTTGCCGAGTTCAAGGGGCTCTTCCCCCAGAACGCGGTCGAGTACTTCGTCAGCTACTACGACTACTACCAGCCCGAGGCCTACCTCCCCCAGCAGGACCTCTACATCGAGAAGGACTCCTCCATCAACGACCGCATCGACCGGCTGCGCCACGCGGCGACCCACGCGCTGCTCACCCGGCGCGACGTGCTGATCGTGGCGAGCGTGTCGTGCATCTACGGGCTGGGGGACCCGGAGGCCTACCGGGAGATGATCCTCTACCTGGAAGAGGGTCTCACGGTGGACCGGGACGCGGTGCTCCGCAAGCTCGTGGACCTCCAGTACCAGCGTAACGACCTGGATTTCCACCGGGGCACCTTCCGGGTGCGGGGCGACGTGGTGGAGATCTTCCCGGCCTACGAGGACGAGCACGCCATCCGGGTGGAGCTCTTCGGCGACGAGGTGGAGCAGATCTCGCTTGTCGATCCCCTGCGGGGCCGGCGCCTGGGGAGGATGAAGAGCGTGCTGGTGCCCCCCGCCTCCCACTACGTGACCCCCAAGGAGACCCTGGACCGGGCCATCGGGACGATCCAGGTGGAGCTGGGGGAGCGTCTGGCCGGGCTCAAGGCCCAGGGCAGGCTCGTGGAGGCCCAGCGGCTGGAGCAGCGTACCCTCTTCGACATAGAGATGCTGGAAGAAATGGGCTTTTGCACCGGCATCGAGAACTACTCCCGCCACCTAACGGGGCGGGCCCCGGGGGAACCCCCGCCCACGCTGCTGGATTACTTCCCCGAGGACTTCCTCCTGGTGGTGGACGAGAGCCACGTGACGCTGCCCCAGGTGGGGGGCATGTACCGGGGGGACCGCTCCCGCAAGGAGACCCTGGTGGAGTTCGGCTTCCGGCTCCCCTCGGCGCTCGACAACCGGCCCCTTCGCTTCGACGAGTTCGAGAAGCGGGTAACCCAGGCCCTCTACGTCTCGGCCACCCCGTCGCGCTACGAGTTGGAGAAGGCCGGGGGCGAGATCGTGGAGCAGATCATCCGGCCCACCGGGCTGGTGGACCCGCACATGGAGATCCGCCCGGCGCGCACCCAGGTGGACGACCTCCTGGAGGAGATCCGCGCCACCGCCGAGCGGGGCGAGCGGGTGCTCGTGACCACGCTCACCAAGCGCATGGCCGAAGACCTGACCCGGTACTACGCCGAGCTCGGGGTGAAGACCTGCTACCTCCACTCCGACATCGACACCCTGGAGCGGGTGAAGATCATCCGCGAGCTCCGGCAGGGCACCCACGACGTGCTCATCGGGATCAACCTGCTGCGCGAGGGGCTCGACATCCCCGAGGTCTCCCTCATGGCCATCCTCGACGCAGATAAGGAGGGGTTTCTGCGCAGCGAGACGAGCCTCATCCAGACTTCCGGACGGGCGGCCCGCAACCTGGGGGGCAGGGTGATCCTGTACGCGGACCAGGTCACGGGCTCGATCCGGCGGGCGGTGGACGAGTGTGGCCGCCGGCGCGAGATCCAGCTCGCCTACAACCGGGAGCACGGCATCACCCCCGAGTCGGTGAAGAAGCGCATCGACGACGTCCTCTCCTCGGTCTACGAGATGGACTACGTCACCGTCCCCCTGGCGGCCGAGGAGGAAGCCCCCTTCCGCACGCCGGCCGAGGCCGAGCGGGAGATCGAGCGCCTGCGCCGGAAGATGCTGGAAGCGGCGTCTTCCCTGGAGTTCGAGGAGGCCGCCCGACTCCGCGACGAGATCAAGGCCCTCCAGGAGTGGGAGATGAAGCTCTTCCCCGACGCCGCGCCCGGGGCGGGGTAGGGCGACGCCGTGCCGTCTCGCCCCGTGGCCGTGT
The Thermodesulfobacteriota bacterium genome window above contains:
- a CDS encoding YebC/PmpR family DNA-binding transcriptional regulator; this encodes MAGHSKWANIKHRKGREDARRGKAFAKVAKQITVAAKLGGGDPEMNPRLRLAMDKARDVNMPKDNVERAIRKGTGEGASDTYEEASYEGYGPGGAAVLVEVLTDNRNRTVAEVRHAFSKNKGNLGENGCVSWLFEARGYLEVPREGVPEDRIMEAALEAGALDVSDGGEVWEVITEPDALHAVREVLSAAGLAVHSADLTRVPKTTVRVEGKEAEQLLRLIEMLEDSDDVQHVYANFDIDEAEMERLAAAG
- a CDS encoding site-2 protease family protein; this translates as MPELWPLLRQVVIVAVPLLLALTLHEAAHAYAADRLGDPTPRRAGRLTLNPLAHLDAVGTLVFVLTRMIGWAKPVPVNPSYFRRPRQGMLWVALAGPAANLVLAGAFALAYHLLASAVGAGVRLGLPVDVWLFLVSVARAGVIVNLGLALFNLMPIPPLDGSRILAGVLPGGAAAAVYRLERYGMVLLLLVVFSGALDRTLYPALRVAARAFLGG
- a CDS encoding segregation/condensation protein A, coding for MASPAPAEGILFGEGQTYKVRLEGFEGPLDLLLHLIRRHRYDIYDIPIARILEEYLGALEVIRELDLDLAGEFLVMAATLAEIKSRMLLPVPEEPAEEEGEDPRAELVRRLVEYERMREAALQLGDRPQLGRDVFARTWRAAELDELELPEAPLELDLYQLLLAFKGLLETASEDFVHEVVRQRVSIQEAIQEVLDRFQGLPAGMGLSFPELFPARPSRSRVVATFLALLELVRLRAIRVVQAVPFGEIRVYAVPGEDGEPVQESSRADRTARRA
- the scpB gene encoding SMC-Scp complex subunit ScpB; protein product: MDPETLVRAVEALLFASPEPLPLSRLAEVFAPDGVEPDRVRDALGELEARCAGRGVELREVAGGYQLRTRPELAPWLARLEAPRAVRFSRAALETLAIVAYRQPVTRAELEEVRGVDCGGVLKLLLDRGLARILGKKDVPGRPLLYGTTRKFLEAFGLSSLGELPNLKDIEDLLAARGEGQAEPAGAQGLPDPACHPGCGSLDGERLDT
- a CDS encoding pseudouridine synthase; translation: MTPERLQKILAGRGLCSRREAEGWIAAGRVRVNGEVVRELGAKADPGADRIEVDGQPLPEEERRFVVVLNKPAGYVTTVRDPHAERTVMELLGRVRGRVYPVGRLDRDSRGVLLLTNDGELAHELLHPSRQAEKVYEVTAAGDLGDEALARLSSGVELEDGPTAPARVWGARPTASGVRFRMGLVEGRKRQIRRMVQALGGHVVELVRVSVGPITADGLAEGAWRYLKPDEVEALRRGDPPQAPKGAGTRRGGKRTERAGAAGLPDKRRASDGKTQRSKGTTARASQRHRPGRR
- the pheA gene encoding prephenate dehydratase, with the translated sequence MGRPSDPRAQLQELRSAIDRVDAELLRLLNERARLALGVGEVKKEQGAAFYAPGREEDLVRRLEEANTGPFPSAAIRPVWKEIISASLSLEHPLSVAYLGPPATFTHQACLKQFGLSAQYRPVRTIAEVFDVVEKGKAPYGVIPIENTTEGVVSYTLDMFLNSELKIVAEVMLRVTHNLLSQSGRREDVGRIYSHPQALAQCRRWLEENFPDTPVLDASSTAQAAKIAAEDPQAAAVAGELAGNLYGLRPVEARIEDHPNNYTRFLVVGREIPDRSGRDKTSVLFAVRDEAGALYRMLQAFYDNGVNLTKIESRPMKQKAWEYVFFVDCDGHVADPEVGRALDDLRARCLFVKVLGSYPKAQLPA
- a CDS encoding outer membrane beta-barrel protein, giving the protein MRRARGWKGGAGAAWMMLAALAVWSTPAAAENWNRTIGGGGDFYQALNLNVLGGLRILDDSDWAPVDEQRQVGLELDYTAEGWLWGLGLVGTLWRSSDEESSAGVKVESTTWEFQAGLRKIWYPRRLPRLYLNGGGSYARVEADLTRGGATGTEKDSGFGGWAGGGLYWTFWDWLNLGIDARYSLVNVDLGAKSANAGGLQVSALVGWHWYEW
- a CDS encoding putative Ig domain-containing protein; amino-acid sequence: MRSFVRRGIGLGALLGAVLGLGACGDTDVGSLWGGGNRAPTVAAVAAQTVAEGQTLSIPVSAADPDGDAITLSAPNLPAFCTLTDNGNGAGAIACTPGFGDAGTYPNLSVQASDGTTTGSAGFTLTVDVGNRPPVLEVVGDQVVDEGQVLEIAVVASDADGDDLVLEAVNLPEFCVFTDNGDGTGRVACAPDFEHAGEYPGIAVEASDGTSTVSTTFVLTVNDVNRPPELEPIADQVVEEGRTLAIPLNAVDPDGNTLTLTAGNLPGFCSLTDNGDGTGAIACDPIVGDAGDYPDIAVEASDGTAAGSATFALAVTAANNPPTVAAIANQTRGEGEVFQIPVSASDPDGDTLTLSAPNLPLFCTLSDNGNGSGVVACAPDFTHAGNYEITVTASDGAAEASISFTLTVEERAPPVANAGPDQDVDEEALVVLDGSASADPDGTIASYAWVQTLGPAVGLIGDNTQNPSFEAPGVGAAGELLEFALTVTDDHGLPATDTVVVRVADVTGTVWNERTSPVSLLLKRVAWSGSRFVALSALAGTVATSADARTWEATLTGAAVPLEDVVWSPDLGLLVAVGWPVGGNAPVLTSLDGLVWTLRDSGVTSTLDAVAWSGAQFVAVGQGNAIRSADGLTWTSAPTGIADQLTGITWTGTHFVAVGGRNNPAIASSVDGVAWTNVTPVALATPLWDVAWNGTTLVAVGSAGEIWTSTDASGADWVQTVSGLPATLHGVTWTGSRFLAVGDLGLIRESPDGQTWTALDPGTTEQLIDVLETPTRILVVGGRAAPDTSVILTSP
- the uvrB gene encoding excinuclease ABC subunit UvrB; its protein translation is MGSFRLVTDFVPSGDQPQAIDALTRGIEEGRAHQVLLGVTGSGKTFTVANVVARTQRPTLVLAPNKTLAAQLFAEFKGLFPQNAVEYFVSYYDYYQPEAYLPQQDLYIEKDSSINDRIDRLRHAATHALLTRRDVLIVASVSCIYGLGDPEAYREMILYLEEGLTVDRDAVLRKLVDLQYQRNDLDFHRGTFRVRGDVVEIFPAYEDEHAIRVELFGDEVEQISLVDPLRGRRLGRMKSVLVPPASHYVTPKETLDRAIGTIQVELGERLAGLKAQGRLVEAQRLEQRTLFDIEMLEEMGFCTGIENYSRHLTGRAPGEPPPTLLDYFPEDFLLVVDESHVTLPQVGGMYRGDRSRKETLVEFGFRLPSALDNRPLRFDEFEKRVTQALYVSATPSRYELEKAGGEIVEQIIRPTGLVDPHMEIRPARTQVDDLLEEIRATAERGERVLVTTLTKRMAEDLTRYYAELGVKTCYLHSDIDTLERVKIIRELRQGTHDVLIGINLLREGLDIPEVSLMAILDADKEGFLRSETSLIQTSGRAARNLGGRVILYADQVTGSIRRAVDECGRRREIQLAYNREHGITPESVKKRIDDVLSSVYEMDYVTVPLAAEEEAPFRTPAEAEREIERLRRKMLEAASSLEFEEAARLRDEIKALQEWEMKLFPDAAPGAG